In the Corynebacterium suedekumii genome, one interval contains:
- a CDS encoding Mur ligase family protein encodes MPARIPRSLRRLRSTAATAAASLATTASRLSGRGAGGMIGGLVANAIDPTIMDRLGRGRPAVLVTGTNGKSTTTRMIAAALRARHTVATNDGGDNMDAGIISALLAGKDGSHIVLEVDELHVPAVADRLSPKALVLLNLTRDQLDRVGEINKIERALRGAVMAHPDMLVIANCDDVLMTSVAYDAPNVVWVAAGAGWTGDSVSCPRTGGHIVREGDDWWAMKKLPDGREFRRPSPTWTVTDDGLTSPDGGHTLSLQLPGRANRGNATQAIAAAVEAFDVPLDAAVEAAEGVDNVAGRYSTVRYGDRDVHLLLAKNPAGWQEALSMVDRSADGLVIAVNGQVADGEDLSWLWDVRFEDFDDLSVKAAGERGTDLAVRLVYADIDHEHIPAPVKAIEACPPGRIEVLANYTAFRDLKKDLQKALNKEAENRG; translated from the coding sequence ATGCCTGCACGAATCCCGCGCTCCCTGCGCCGACTGCGATCGACTGCGGCCACCGCCGCCGCCTCGCTGGCCACCACCGCCTCCCGGCTGTCCGGCCGGGGTGCCGGCGGCATGATCGGCGGTCTCGTGGCCAACGCCATCGACCCGACCATCATGGACCGGCTCGGCCGGGGACGGCCCGCGGTGCTGGTCACCGGCACCAACGGCAAGTCCACCACCACCCGGATGATCGCCGCCGCGCTGCGCGCCCGGCACACCGTGGCCACCAATGACGGCGGTGACAACATGGACGCCGGCATCATCTCCGCTCTGCTGGCCGGCAAGGACGGCTCCCACATCGTCCTCGAGGTCGACGAACTCCACGTCCCCGCCGTCGCGGACCGACTGTCCCCGAAGGCCCTGGTGCTGCTCAACCTCACCCGGGACCAGCTCGACCGCGTCGGAGAGATCAACAAGATCGAACGCGCCCTGCGCGGGGCGGTCATGGCGCACCCGGACATGCTCGTCATCGCCAACTGCGACGACGTGCTCATGACCTCCGTCGCCTACGACGCCCCCAACGTCGTGTGGGTGGCCGCCGGCGCCGGCTGGACCGGCGACTCGGTCTCCTGCCCACGCACCGGCGGCCACATCGTCCGCGAGGGCGATGACTGGTGGGCGATGAAGAAGCTGCCCGACGGCCGCGAGTTCCGCCGCCCCTCCCCCACCTGGACCGTCACCGATGACGGACTCACCTCCCCCGACGGTGGCCACACCCTCAGCCTCCAGCTGCCGGGCCGGGCCAACCGTGGCAACGCCACCCAGGCCATCGCCGCGGCCGTCGAGGCCTTCGACGTCCCGCTCGACGCCGCCGTCGAGGCCGCCGAGGGCGTGGACAACGTCGCCGGCCGCTACTCCACCGTCCGCTACGGCGACCGCGACGTCCACCTGCTGCTGGCCAAGAACCCGGCCGGCTGGCAGGAAGCCCTGTCCATGGTCGACCGGTCCGCGGACGGCCTGGTCATCGCCGTCAACGGCCAGGTGGCCGACGGTGAGGACCTGTCCTGGCTGTGGGACGTGCGCTTCGAGGATTTCGACGACCTCTCCGTCAAGGCCGCCGGCGAACGCGGCACCGACCTCGCCGTCCGCCTGGTCTACGCCGACATCGACCACGAACACATCCCCGCCCCGGTCAA
- a CDS encoding exonuclease domain-containing protein, which yields MTDTNGTAEQAPGQQEQSEQDARHAAVAAHPFVAVTIQSTGIHPSTGRLVSVDAVTFDADGEIGEEFHAVINPGSDPGPHHFHGLTHEEVAAGQRFSQVLRTLDRLIDDRTLIVHNSPRVWGFIVSEARRTMNAAARANRSRGRGRGRGRRRRQRVGHVPRPAAIVDTLASARRQEIAFEDTRLGGLATALGIPDASPVATVDRAQVPEEETSREQSLLLIDVHETLREQGPLCEREPSELRADRFGLQRTHVRVDAVEAPRPHPNPGVYVPGRSLVQGMEVVVAPEIEMDPNDIIEACLREELAYSEKLTRQTSVVVCNKTTDLRGKAMHAVRKGIPLLSDVAFMAAVERGVTPAGR from the coding sequence ATGACCGACACCAACGGGACCGCTGAGCAGGCGCCGGGCCAGCAGGAGCAGTCCGAGCAGGACGCACGCCACGCCGCGGTGGCCGCCCACCCGTTCGTCGCGGTGACCATCCAGTCCACCGGCATCCACCCCTCGACGGGTCGGCTGGTGTCCGTGGACGCCGTCACGTTCGACGCGGACGGGGAGATCGGTGAGGAGTTCCACGCGGTGATCAACCCGGGCTCGGATCCGGGGCCGCACCACTTCCACGGCCTGACCCATGAGGAGGTCGCGGCGGGGCAGCGCTTCAGCCAGGTGCTGCGCACCCTCGACCGGCTCATCGACGACCGCACGCTCATCGTCCACAATTCTCCCCGGGTGTGGGGGTTCATCGTGTCCGAGGCGCGTCGCACCATGAACGCCGCGGCCCGGGCGAACCGTTCGCGCGGCCGGGGTCGGGGGCGGGGCCGTCGTCGCCGCCAGCGGGTGGGGCATGTCCCGCGGCCTGCCGCGATCGTCGATACGCTCGCGTCCGCCCGCCGGCAGGAGATCGCCTTCGAGGACACCCGCCTCGGTGGCCTGGCCACCGCGCTGGGAATCCCGGACGCCTCGCCGGTGGCCACCGTCGACCGGGCGCAGGTCCCGGAGGAGGAGACCTCCCGGGAGCAGTCGCTGCTGCTCATCGACGTCCATGAGACCCTGCGGGAGCAGGGGCCCCTGTGCGAACGGGAACCCTCCGAGCTCCGCGCGGACCGGTTCGGCCTGCAGCGCACCCACGTGCGTGTCGACGCCGTCGAGGCGCCCCGCCCGCACCCCAACCCCGGGGTGTACGTCCCGGGGCGTTCCCTGGTGCAGGGCATGGAGGTCGTCGTCGCCCCGGAGATCGAGATGGACCCCAACGACATCATCGAGGCCTGCCTGCGCGAGGAACTGGCCTACTCGGAGAAACTCACCCGCCAGACCTCGGTCGTGGTGTGCAACAAGACCACCGACCTGCGGGGCAAGGCCATGCACGCGGTGCGCAAGGGTATTCCGCTGCTCTCCGATGTCGCGTTCATGGCCGCCGTGGAGCGTGGCGTGACACCGGCGGGCCGGTAG
- a CDS encoding DMT family transporter — MHSYLLAVLFALASALTIAWGTVVRHRIVENAPAGSSPILVAMRRPLWWAGMSTAIIAYVLQVVALGFGPLLIVQPVLVMSLMFTLPLSAVYEGRRISRRETFWSAALTVAVTAIVLVGRPVGGEDHPPLERWIPALTVGVIVLVAMDRFARRQIRRERALIQGLVTGAVFGYVAVLSKAVADVFVESGFIGLLTNWEVYGLTLAATLGTWVQQNAFNAGALRNSLPAMKIAEPIVAFTLGYLVLFERFQVDGWEWLLFGAAFATMIASTVVLSRINI, encoded by the coding sequence GTGCACAGCTACCTGTTGGCCGTGCTCTTCGCGTTGGCCTCGGCCCTGACGATCGCGTGGGGCACGGTCGTCCGCCACCGGATCGTCGAGAACGCCCCCGCGGGTTCCTCGCCGATCCTCGTCGCCATGCGGCGCCCGTTGTGGTGGGCGGGGATGTCGACGGCGATCATCGCGTACGTCCTGCAGGTGGTGGCCCTGGGTTTCGGGCCGCTGCTCATCGTCCAGCCGGTGCTGGTCATGTCGTTGATGTTCACTCTGCCGCTCTCGGCGGTGTACGAGGGCCGCCGGATCTCCCGCCGCGAGACCTTCTGGTCCGCGGCGTTGACGGTGGCGGTCACCGCCATCGTCCTCGTCGGTCGCCCGGTGGGCGGTGAGGACCACCCTCCGCTGGAACGGTGGATCCCGGCTCTCACGGTGGGGGTGATCGTCCTGGTGGCCATGGACCGGTTCGCCCGTCGGCAGATCCGCCGGGAACGGGCCCTGATCCAGGGCCTGGTCACCGGCGCGGTGTTCGGTTACGTCGCGGTGCTGTCCAAGGCGGTGGCGGACGTGTTCGTCGAGTCCGGGTTCATCGGGCTGCTGACCAACTGGGAGGTCTACGGCCTCACGCTCGCGGCGACCCTGGGCACGTGGGTGCAGCAGAACGCGTTCAACGCCGGGGCATTGCGCAACTCCCTGCCCGCGATGAAGATCGCCGAGCCGATCGTCGCGTTCACCCTCGGTTATCTCGTGCTCTTCGAGCGTTTCCAGGTCGACGGCTGGGAGTGGCTCCTCTTCGGCGCGGCCTTCGCCACGATGATCGCGTCGACCGTCGTGTTGTCGCGCATCAACATCTGA
- the leuA gene encoding 2-isopropylmalate synthase, producing the protein MSPNDAFISAPAEISTPAGPRREGQPAWNKQRNSSQPVHRYRPFAEEVEDITLPDRTWPDKKITVAPQWCAVDLRDGNQALIDPMSPERKRRMFNLLVQMGYKEIEVGFPSASQTDFDFVREIIEKNMIPEDVTIQVLVQAREHLIRRTFEACEGASNVIVHFYNSTSELQRRVVFRKDKPAIKQLAVDAAHLIKDIAKDYPGTNWRWEYSPESYTGTELEFAREVCDAVTEVMEPTPEHPMIINLPSTVEMITPNVYADSIEWMHRNLARRDSIILSLHPHNDRGEGVAAAELGYLAGADRIEGCLFGNGERTGNVCLVTLGLNMLTQGVDPQIDFSDIRLIRDTVEYCNQLRVPERHPYGGDLVFTAFSGSHQDAVNKGLDAMAAKVKPGADNTEVTWDELRETVWEVPYLPIDPKDVGRDYEAVIRVNSQSGKGGVAYIMKTDHGINMPRQMQVEFSGVVQAVTDSEGGEVNSKNMWDIFATEYLDTDSPVEQVSVRVENAETDEDEAKVTATVIHDGKETTITGSGNGPVAAYANALEQLGIDAEVQEYSQQSRTAGDDAEAACYIYATVNGSAAWGVGIAGSITRASLKALTSAVNRALSSQVPALAGGV; encoded by the coding sequence ATGTCCCCGAACGACGCCTTCATCTCCGCCCCCGCCGAGATCTCCACGCCCGCCGGCCCCCGCCGCGAGGGCCAGCCCGCCTGGAACAAGCAGCGCAATTCCTCCCAGCCGGTGCACCGCTACCGCCCCTTCGCCGAAGAGGTGGAGGACATCACCCTGCCGGACCGCACGTGGCCGGACAAGAAGATCACCGTGGCTCCGCAGTGGTGTGCGGTGGACCTGCGTGACGGCAACCAGGCGCTCATCGACCCGATGAGCCCGGAACGTAAGCGCCGGATGTTCAACCTGCTGGTCCAGATGGGCTACAAGGAGATCGAGGTCGGTTTCCCGTCGGCCTCCCAGACGGACTTCGACTTCGTCCGCGAGATCATCGAGAAGAACATGATCCCGGAGGATGTCACCATCCAGGTGCTGGTGCAGGCGCGCGAGCACCTCATCCGCCGGACCTTCGAGGCGTGTGAGGGTGCCAGCAACGTCATCGTGCACTTCTACAACTCCACCTCGGAGCTGCAGCGTCGGGTGGTGTTCCGCAAGGACAAGCCGGCCATCAAGCAGCTGGCGGTGGATGCGGCGCACCTGATCAAGGACATCGCGAAGGATTACCCGGGCACCAACTGGCGCTGGGAGTACTCGCCGGAGTCCTACACCGGCACGGAGCTGGAGTTCGCCCGCGAGGTCTGTGACGCGGTCACCGAGGTCATGGAACCGACGCCGGAGCACCCCATGATCATCAACCTGCCGTCGACGGTGGAGATGATCACCCCGAACGTCTACGCCGACTCCATCGAGTGGATGCACCGCAACCTGGCGCGCCGTGACTCGATCATCCTGTCCCTGCACCCGCACAACGACCGTGGTGAGGGCGTGGCCGCCGCCGAGCTGGGTTACCTGGCCGGCGCCGACCGGATCGAGGGCTGCCTGTTCGGCAACGGCGAGCGCACCGGCAACGTCTGCCTGGTCACCCTGGGTCTGAACATGCTCACCCAGGGCGTGGACCCGCAGATCGACTTCTCCGACATCCGCCTCATCCGCGACACCGTGGAGTACTGCAACCAGCTGCGCGTACCCGAGCGCCACCCCTACGGCGGCGACCTGGTGTTCACCGCATTCTCCGGCTCCCACCAGGACGCCGTGAACAAGGGCCTCGACGCCATGGCCGCGAAGGTCAAGCCCGGCGCGGACAACACCGAGGTCACCTGGGACGAACTGCGGGAGACCGTCTGGGAGGTCCCCTACCTGCCCATCGACCCCAAGGACGTCGGCCGCGACTACGAGGCCGTCATCCGCGTCAACTCCCAGTCCGGCAAGGGCGGCGTCGCCTACATCATGAAGACGGACCACGGCATCAACATGCCCCGCCAGATGCAGGTGGAGTTCTCCGGCGTGGTCCAGGCCGTGACCGACTCGGAGGGCGGCGAGGTCAACTCGAAGAACATGTGGGACATCTTCGCCACCGAGTACCTCGACACCGACTCCCCCGTCGAGCAGGTCTCGGTCCGGGTGGAGAACGCCGAGACCGACGAGGACGAGGCGAAGGTCACCGCCACCGTCATCCATGACGGCAAGGAGACCACCATCACCGGCTCCGGCAACGGCCCCGTCGCGGCCTACGCCAACGCCCTGGAGCAGCTGGGCATCGACGCCGAGGTGCAGGAGTACTCGCAGCAGTCCCGAACCGCGGGCGATGACGCCGAGGCGGCCTGCTACATCTACGCCACGGTCAACGGCTCCGCCGCCTGGGGCGTGGGCATCGCGGGCTCCATCACCCGCGCCTCGCTCAAAGCCCTGACCTCCGCCGTCAACCGTGCCCTGTCCTCGCAGGTCCCGGCCCTGGCCGGCGGTGTCTAG